A genome region from Musa acuminata AAA Group cultivar baxijiao chromosome BXJ3-5, Cavendish_Baxijiao_AAA, whole genome shotgun sequence includes the following:
- the LOC135638921 gene encoding uncharacterized protein LOC135638921 isoform X3 translates to MPSDRDESAVEMVPAVQLHQDPDAPEHVDDAVSLIRSFQVLGPTRHRRHVLGLLRAPSLGGWIEKLQLFSPSRIFRHTVDVREEVSLSVSSPVDSQRRFGISFLGSINWSSVSASFKEWIEHPRNAALLIWLICVSVSTAMQGLLLLGLLDEAFPTKASRNHWIEINNQVLNALFTLMSLYQHPSLFHHLVLLCRWRPEDITALRKIYCKDGAYRPHEWVHMLVVLLLLQITCFAQYISCGLYWGYASEARPEFAEIFFFGLGFAAPVLAGAYAVYSPLGRECDAELDEESQGGPNHEQSSVKLSIRLHKLRALVSDPKWAGGLFDCSDDITVSFLSCFCTFCVFGWNMERLGFGNMHRALCVWSALWWFLEDPNEEKIQTSRQ, encoded by the exons ATGCCATCGGACAGGGATGAGTCTGCGGTGGAAATGGTCCCTGCAGTCCAATTGCATCAAGATCCGGATGCTCCTGAACACGTCGATGATGCTGTCAGCTTGATTCGATCGTTTCAGGTGTTAGGCCCAACGAGGCATAGGAGGCATGTTCTTGGTCTTCTGCGAGCTCCCTCCTTGGGGGGTTGGATCGAGAAGCTCCAACTCTTTTCCCCTTCGAGGATCTTCCGGCACACGGTGGATGTAAGGGAGGAAGTCTCGCTTTCCGTTTCTTCTCCGGTCGATTCACAGCGGCGCTTCGGCATCAGCTTCCTCGGCAGCATCAACTGGTCCTCCGTCTCAGCCAGCTTCAAGGAATGGATAGAACACCCGAGGAATGCTGCTCTTCTCATCTGGTTGATCTGTGTGTCCGTCTCCACCGCCATGCAGGGGTTGCTCCTCCTTGGACTACTGGATGAAGCATTCCCCACGAAGGCCTCGAGAAACCACTGGATCGAGATCAACAACCAAGTCCTGAATGCTCTCTTCACCCTCATGAGCTTGTATCAGCATCCGAGCCTGTTCCATCACCTGGTCCTCCTGTGCAGATGGAGACCGGAAGACATCACGGCCCTTAGGAAGATCTACTGCAAGGACGGCGCCTACCGGCCTCACGAGTGGGTTCATATGctggtcgtcctcctcctcctccaaatcacttgCTTCGCCCAGTACATCTCCTGCGGCCTCTACTGGGGATACGCCAGCGAAGCCAGACCGGAGTTCGCGGAGATCTTCTTCTTCGGCCTTGGATTTGCAGCACCGGTGTTGGCTGGTGCTTACGCTGTGTACAGCCCACTGGGAAGGGAATGTGACGCCGAGCTGGATGAAGAATCGCAGGGTGGTCCGAACCATGAGCAATCCAGTGTGAAGCTTAGCATCAGGTTACACAAGCTGAGGGCTCTGGTGAGCGACCCCAAGTGGGCAGGGGGGTTATTCGATTGCAGTGATGATATCACCGTGAGCTTCCTTTCCTGCTTCTGCACCTTCTGTGTCTTCGGATGGAACATGGAAAGGCTGGGCTTCGGAAACAT GCATCGTGCTCTGTGTGTTTGGTCTGCTCTATGGTGGTTTCTGGAGGATCCAAATGAGGAAAAGATTCAGACTTCCCGGCAATGA
- the LOC135638921 gene encoding uncharacterized protein LOC135638921 isoform X2: MPSDRDESAVEMVPAVQLHQDPDAPEHVDDAVSLIRSFQVLGPTRHRRHVLGLLRAPSLGGWIEKLQLFSPSRIFRHTVDVREEVSLSVSSPVDSQRRFGISFLGSINWSSVSASFKEWIEHPRNAALLIWLICVSVSTAMQGLLLLGLLDEAFPTKASRNHWIEINNQVLNALFTLMSLYQHPSLFHHLVLLCRWRPEDITALRKIYCKDGAYRPHEWVHMLVVLLLLQITCFAQYISCGLYWGYASEARPEFAEIFFFGLGFAAPVLAGAYAVYSPLGRECDAELDEESQGGPNHEQSSVKLSIRLHKLRALVSDPKWAGGLFDCSDDITVSFLSCFCTFCVFGWNMERLGFGNMRHGGDRRHRALCVWSALWWFLEDPNEEKIQTSRQ; this comes from the exons ATGCCATCGGACAGGGATGAGTCTGCGGTGGAAATGGTCCCTGCAGTCCAATTGCATCAAGATCCGGATGCTCCTGAACACGTCGATGATGCTGTCAGCTTGATTCGATCGTTTCAGGTGTTAGGCCCAACGAGGCATAGGAGGCATGTTCTTGGTCTTCTGCGAGCTCCCTCCTTGGGGGGTTGGATCGAGAAGCTCCAACTCTTTTCCCCTTCGAGGATCTTCCGGCACACGGTGGATGTAAGGGAGGAAGTCTCGCTTTCCGTTTCTTCTCCGGTCGATTCACAGCGGCGCTTCGGCATCAGCTTCCTCGGCAGCATCAACTGGTCCTCCGTCTCAGCCAGCTTCAAGGAATGGATAGAACACCCGAGGAATGCTGCTCTTCTCATCTGGTTGATCTGTGTGTCCGTCTCCACCGCCATGCAGGGGTTGCTCCTCCTTGGACTACTGGATGAAGCATTCCCCACGAAGGCCTCGAGAAACCACTGGATCGAGATCAACAACCAAGTCCTGAATGCTCTCTTCACCCTCATGAGCTTGTATCAGCATCCGAGCCTGTTCCATCACCTGGTCCTCCTGTGCAGATGGAGACCGGAAGACATCACGGCCCTTAGGAAGATCTACTGCAAGGACGGCGCCTACCGGCCTCACGAGTGGGTTCATATGctggtcgtcctcctcctcctccaaatcacttgCTTCGCCCAGTACATCTCCTGCGGCCTCTACTGGGGATACGCCAGCGAAGCCAGACCGGAGTTCGCGGAGATCTTCTTCTTCGGCCTTGGATTTGCAGCACCGGTGTTGGCTGGTGCTTACGCTGTGTACAGCCCACTGGGAAGGGAATGTGACGCCGAGCTGGATGAAGAATCGCAGGGTGGTCCGAACCATGAGCAATCCAGTGTGAAGCTTAGCATCAGGTTACACAAGCTGAGGGCTCTGGTGAGCGACCCCAAGTGGGCAGGGGGGTTATTCGATTGCAGTGATGATATCACCGTGAGCTTCCTTTCCTGCTTCTGCACCTTCTGTGTCTTCGGATGGAACATGGAAAGGCTGGGCTTCGGAAACAT GAGACATGGTGGGGATCGCAGGCATCGTGCTCTGTGTGTTTGGTCTGCTCTATGGTGGTTTCTGGAGGATCCAAATGAGGAAAAGATTCAGACTTCCCGGCAATGA
- the LOC135638921 gene encoding uncharacterized protein LOC135638921 isoform X1, producing the protein MPSDRDESAVEMVPAVQLHQDPDAPEHVDDAVSLIRSFQVLGPTRHRRHVLGLLRAPSLGGWIEKLQLFSPSRIFRHTVDVREEVSLSVSSPVDSQRRFGISFLGSINWSSVSASFKEWIEHPRNAALLIWLICVSVSTAMQGLLLLGLLDEAFPTKASRNHWIEINNQVLNALFTLMSLYQHPSLFHHLVLLCRWRPEDITALRKIYCKDGAYRPHEWVHMLVVLLLLQITCFAQYISCGLYWGYASEARPEFAEIFFFGLGFAAPVLAGAYAVYSPLGRECDAELDEESQGGPNHEQSSVKLSIRLHKLRALVSDPKWAGGLFDCSDDITVSFLSCFCTFCVFGWNMERLGFGNMYVHITTFLLLCFAPFWIFNISALNIHDNVIGDMVGIAGIVLCVFGLLYGGFWRIQMRKRFRLPGNELCCGSKSLTDYLQWLFCWSCSLAQEVRTGNSYEVEDDSLYRKHSEDEEEDIHPFLHPLPRESGLNSLGKLQYDSSRLISYPAKSPASTAAAAESKSQEDEPHDIKEASLVLDFGGNMKPPLQQLILSKDPMNV; encoded by the coding sequence ATGCCATCGGACAGGGATGAGTCTGCGGTGGAAATGGTCCCTGCAGTCCAATTGCATCAAGATCCGGATGCTCCTGAACACGTCGATGATGCTGTCAGCTTGATTCGATCGTTTCAGGTGTTAGGCCCAACGAGGCATAGGAGGCATGTTCTTGGTCTTCTGCGAGCTCCCTCCTTGGGGGGTTGGATCGAGAAGCTCCAACTCTTTTCCCCTTCGAGGATCTTCCGGCACACGGTGGATGTAAGGGAGGAAGTCTCGCTTTCCGTTTCTTCTCCGGTCGATTCACAGCGGCGCTTCGGCATCAGCTTCCTCGGCAGCATCAACTGGTCCTCCGTCTCAGCCAGCTTCAAGGAATGGATAGAACACCCGAGGAATGCTGCTCTTCTCATCTGGTTGATCTGTGTGTCCGTCTCCACCGCCATGCAGGGGTTGCTCCTCCTTGGACTACTGGATGAAGCATTCCCCACGAAGGCCTCGAGAAACCACTGGATCGAGATCAACAACCAAGTCCTGAATGCTCTCTTCACCCTCATGAGCTTGTATCAGCATCCGAGCCTGTTCCATCACCTGGTCCTCCTGTGCAGATGGAGACCGGAAGACATCACGGCCCTTAGGAAGATCTACTGCAAGGACGGCGCCTACCGGCCTCACGAGTGGGTTCATATGctggtcgtcctcctcctcctccaaatcacttgCTTCGCCCAGTACATCTCCTGCGGCCTCTACTGGGGATACGCCAGCGAAGCCAGACCGGAGTTCGCGGAGATCTTCTTCTTCGGCCTTGGATTTGCAGCACCGGTGTTGGCTGGTGCTTACGCTGTGTACAGCCCACTGGGAAGGGAATGTGACGCCGAGCTGGATGAAGAATCGCAGGGTGGTCCGAACCATGAGCAATCCAGTGTGAAGCTTAGCATCAGGTTACACAAGCTGAGGGCTCTGGTGAGCGACCCCAAGTGGGCAGGGGGGTTATTCGATTGCAGTGATGATATCACCGTGAGCTTCCTTTCCTGCTTCTGCACCTTCTGTGTCTTCGGATGGAACATGGAAAGGCTGGGCTTCGGAAACATGTACGTCCATATCACCACCTTCCTTCTTCTGTGCTTTGCTCCTTTCTGGATCTTCAACATCTCAGCCCTCAACATCCACGACAACGTCATAGGAGACATGGTGGGGATCGCAGGCATCGTGCTCTGTGTGTTTGGTCTGCTCTATGGTGGTTTCTGGAGGATCCAAATGAGGAAAAGATTCAGACTTCCCGGCAATGAGCTTTGTTGCGGATCGAAATCGCTCACCGACTACCTTCAATGGCTGTTCTGCTGGTCGTGCTCGCTGGCTCAGGAGGTGCGCACCGGGAACTCATACGAAGTAGAGGACGACAGCCTTTACAGAAAGCAttcggaggacgaggaggaggacatCCATCCCTTTCTGCATCCTCTGCCTCGCGAGAGCGGTCTGAATTCACTCGGCAAGTTGCAGTATGATTCCTCGCGTCTGATCTCTTATCCAGCTAAATCGCCGGCGTCTACGGCTGCAGCGGCTGAGTCTAAGAGTCAGGAAGATGAGCCTCACGACATCAAGGAAGCGTCTTTGGTGTTAGATTTCGGTGGCAATATGAAACCTCCCTTGCAACAACTGATACTATCAAAAGATCCAATGAATGTTTAG